The Lysobacter capsici genome has a segment encoding these proteins:
- the queC gene encoding 7-cyano-7-deazaguanine synthase QueC has translation MKKAVVLVSGGMDSAVVIAIAREQGFAVHALSVRYGQRHTSELDAAALVAQSLGAVAHKTVSVDLRSIGGSALTDERISVPLDNDGHAIGAAAAKDDIPVTYVPARNTIMLSIALGWAEVLGANDIFCGVNAVDYSGYPDCRPEFVEAFERLANLATKAGVEGAGLRVQAPLQFMSKADIVREGQRLGVDFSQTVSCYQADDAGRACGHCDACRLRAEGFNAAGVADPTRYV, from the coding sequence ATGAAAAAAGCCGTCGTCCTGGTCTCCGGAGGCATGGACTCCGCCGTCGTCATCGCCATCGCGCGCGAGCAGGGCTTCGCCGTGCATGCGCTGAGCGTGCGCTACGGCCAGCGCCACACCTCCGAACTCGACGCCGCCGCGCTGGTGGCCCAGTCGCTCGGCGCGGTCGCGCACAAGACCGTCAGCGTCGACCTGCGCAGCATCGGCGGCTCGGCCCTGACCGACGAACGCATCTCGGTGCCGCTCGACAACGACGGCCACGCGATCGGCGCGGCCGCGGCCAAGGACGACATCCCGGTCACCTACGTACCGGCGCGCAACACCATCATGCTGTCGATCGCGCTGGGCTGGGCCGAAGTGCTCGGCGCCAACGACATCTTCTGCGGCGTCAACGCGGTCGATTATTCCGGCTACCCCGACTGCCGCCCCGAATTCGTCGAAGCCTTCGAGCGCCTGGCCAACCTGGCGACCAAGGCCGGCGTCGAAGGCGCCGGCCTGCGCGTGCAGGCGCCGCTGCAATTCATGAGCAAGGCCGACATCGTCCGCGAGGGCCAGCGCCTGGGCGTGGATTTCAGCCAGACCGTCTCGTGCTACCAGGCCGACGACGCCGGCCGCGCCTGCGGCCATTGCGACGCCTGCCGCCTGCGCGCCGAGGGCTTCAACGCCGCCGGCGTCGCCGACCCGACCCGCTACGTCTGA
- the queE gene encoding 7-carboxy-7-deazaguanine synthase QueE: MNAVVTPTADAPSERLRLTEIFLSLQGESNSIGWPTVFVRLTGCPLRCQYCDTAYAFHGGQWWDFDAILAEVAQHGARHVCVTGGEPLSQKRCIQLLEKLCDAGYEVSLETSGAIDIGPVDPRVSRIVDIKTPDSKEVHRNLWSNLPLLTAHDQIKFVICSREDYEWSKAIVAEHGLTAICDVLFSPSFTQIKPSDLADWIVADRLPVRFQLQLHKILWNDEPGR; the protein is encoded by the coding sequence ATGAACGCCGTTGTCACTCCGACGGCCGATGCGCCGTCCGAGCGCCTGCGGCTGACCGAAATCTTCCTGTCGCTGCAGGGCGAGTCCAACAGCATCGGCTGGCCGACCGTGTTCGTGCGCCTGACCGGTTGCCCGCTGCGCTGCCAGTACTGCGACACCGCCTACGCCTTCCACGGCGGGCAATGGTGGGACTTCGACGCGATCCTGGCCGAGGTCGCCCAGCACGGCGCGCGCCACGTCTGCGTGACCGGCGGCGAGCCGCTGTCGCAGAAGCGCTGCATCCAGTTGCTGGAAAAGCTCTGCGATGCCGGCTACGAGGTGTCGCTGGAGACCTCCGGCGCGATCGACATCGGCCCGGTCGACCCGCGCGTGTCGCGCATCGTCGACATCAAGACCCCCGATTCCAAGGAAGTCCACCGCAACCTGTGGAGCAACCTGCCGCTGCTGACCGCGCACGACCAGATCAAGTTCGTGATCTGCAGCCGCGAGGACTACGAGTGGTCGAAGGCCATCGTCGCCGAGCACGGCCTGACCGCGATCTGCGACGTGCTGTTCTCGCCGAGCTTCACCCAGATCAAGCCGAGCGACCTGGCCGACTGGATCGTCGCCGATCGTTTGCCGGTGCGGTTCCAGCTGCAGTTGCACAAGATTCTTTGGAATGACGAGCCGGGTAGGTGA
- the ybgF gene encoding tol-pal system protein YbgF, producing the protein MRKFALALAIVAATTAATPAFAQRASLADRVAVLEQRASDNQANLDLLNQVNQLKSELQSLRAQVEELQQQHKQLQDSSKAEYLDTDNRLNRLEGGAGAPVPAAAPQPQASVPAPPPAVRDSAPVVHGDAGLVAQSGDERAAYDAAFNVLKSGQYAESARLFQEFLSVHPSGTYAPNALYWLGESYYVTQNYQLAQEQFQTLLDRYPTHDKAAGALLKVGLAQFGLKQVDAAERTLADVANRYPGTDAARTAVDRLNAIQLSRLRN; encoded by the coding sequence ATGCGTAAATTCGCACTAGCCTTGGCGATCGTGGCGGCCACAACGGCCGCCACGCCCGCATTTGCCCAGCGCGCCAGCCTCGCCGACCGCGTCGCGGTCCTCGAACAGCGCGCCTCGGACAACCAGGCCAATCTCGATCTGCTCAACCAGGTCAACCAGCTCAAGAGCGAGCTGCAGTCCCTGCGCGCCCAGGTCGAGGAATTGCAGCAACAGCACAAGCAACTGCAAGACAGCAGCAAAGCCGAATATCTGGACACCGATAACCGCTTGAACCGCCTCGAAGGCGGTGCCGGCGCGCCGGTGCCCGCGGCCGCGCCGCAACCGCAGGCGTCGGTTCCCGCGCCGCCGCCGGCGGTCCGCGACAGCGCGCCGGTGGTCCACGGCGATGCCGGTCTGGTCGCCCAGAGCGGCGACGAGCGCGCCGCCTACGACGCCGCGTTCAACGTGCTCAAGTCCGGTCAGTACGCCGAATCGGCGCGATTGTTCCAGGAATTCCTGAGCGTCCACCCGAGCGGCACCTACGCGCCGAACGCGTTGTACTGGCTCGGCGAAAGTTATTACGTCACCCAGAACTATCAGCTCGCGCAGGAACAGTTCCAGACCCTGCTCGATCGCTATCCGACCCACGACAAGGCCGCCGGTGCCCTGCTCAAGGTCGGTCTGGCCCAGTTCGGCCTGAAACAGGTCGATGCCGCCGAGCGCACGCTCGCCGACGTCGCCAACCGCTATCCCGGCACCGACGCCGCCCGCACAGCCGTCGATCGCCTCAACGCGATCCAGCTGAGCCGGCTGCGCAACTAA
- the pal gene encoding peptidoglycan-associated lipoprotein Pal: MNNAARILLVAVLCTAAVACSKKVKETAPTDNGTGPTTTQPGGDTGPVASGAYGPNDLDTDACLRQRVVYFDLDQDSLKPEFQAIVGCHAKYLRDRPSSRMTLEGNADERGSREYNLGLGERRGNAVSSAVQANGGSGSQITVTSYGEERPVCTESNEDCWAKNRRVEIVYTAK, from the coding sequence ATGAACAACGCTGCCCGCATCCTGCTCGTCGCCGTGCTTTGCACCGCGGCCGTCGCCTGCTCGAAGAAGGTCAAGGAAACCGCTCCGACCGACAACGGCACCGGCCCCACCACCACCCAGCCCGGCGGCGACACCGGTCCGGTCGCTTCCGGCGCCTACGGCCCGAACGATCTGGACACCGACGCCTGCCTGCGTCAGCGCGTGGTCTACTTCGACCTCGACCAGGATTCGCTCAAGCCCGAGTTCCAGGCCATCGTCGGCTGCCACGCCAAGTACCTGCGCGACCGTCCGTCCTCGCGCATGACCCTGGAAGGCAACGCCGACGAACGCGGCAGCCGCGAGTACAACCTCGGCCTGGGCGAGCGTCGCGGCAACGCGGTGTCCTCGGCGGTCCAGGCCAACGGCGGTTCGGGCAGCCAGATCACCGTGACCTCCTACGGCGAAGAGCGTCCGGTGTGCACCGAGTCCAACGAAGATTGCTGGGCCAAGAACCGTCGCGTCGAAATCGTCTACACCGCCAAGTAA
- the tolB gene encoding Tol-Pal system beta propeller repeat protein TolB, with amino-acid sequence MKRPLRWLASLLAVLLPFAAAAQQQGLEIDVVGGNASALPIAVVPMPYQGGGAAPPTDIAEVVRNDLNRSGQFRGLPVEQMTAKPTKGSEISYPDWRALNQDYLVVGRVADAGAGSYRVEYELFDVAKQQRLLGFALTARSNAMRDVAHQIADAVYEKITGVRGAFFTRIAYVTATGLGRGSNYALMVADSDGYNPQTVVRSPEPLLSPSWSPDGNRLAYVSFEGGNSSIYIQNIGTGSRELIAKFRGINGAPAFSPDGRRLALTLSRSGNPEIYVMDLGSKALTQLTNHFGIDTEPTWAADASKIYFTSDRGGKPQIYQVSASGGGATRVTFQGSYNASASVSFDGKKIATAQGAGNNYRIAMMDSSLGSPRWSTLSPGSLDESPSFAPNASMIIYAAREGRRGVLYAVSADARVRQRLVLADGDVREPAWGPYRLPR; translated from the coding sequence GGCTGGCTTCACTGCTGGCAGTCCTGCTTCCCTTCGCCGCCGCGGCCCAGCAGCAAGGGTTGGAGATCGATGTCGTCGGCGGCAACGCCTCGGCCCTGCCGATCGCCGTGGTGCCGATGCCCTACCAGGGCGGCGGCGCCGCGCCGCCCACCGACATCGCCGAAGTGGTGCGCAACGACCTCAACCGTTCCGGCCAGTTCCGCGGCCTGCCGGTCGAGCAGATGACCGCCAAGCCGACCAAGGGCAGCGAGATCAGCTATCCGGATTGGCGCGCGCTCAACCAGGACTACCTCGTGGTCGGTCGCGTCGCCGATGCCGGCGCCGGCAGCTATCGGGTTGAGTACGAGCTGTTCGACGTGGCCAAGCAGCAGCGCCTGCTCGGGTTCGCGCTGACCGCGCGGTCCAATGCGATGCGCGATGTGGCCCATCAGATCGCCGATGCGGTCTACGAAAAGATCACCGGTGTGCGCGGCGCGTTCTTCACCCGCATCGCCTACGTCACCGCGACCGGCCTGGGCCGTGGCAGCAATTACGCGCTCATGGTGGCCGACTCCGACGGCTACAACCCGCAGACCGTGGTGCGCTCGCCCGAGCCGCTGCTGTCGCCGTCGTGGAGCCCGGACGGCAACCGCCTGGCCTATGTCAGCTTCGAAGGCGGCAATTCGTCGATCTACATCCAGAACATCGGCACCGGCAGCCGCGAGCTGATCGCCAAGTTCCGCGGCATCAACGGCGCCCCGGCGTTCTCGCCGGACGGCCGTCGCCTGGCCCTGACCCTGTCGCGCAGCGGCAATCCGGAGATCTACGTGATGGATCTGGGCAGCAAGGCGCTGACCCAGCTGACCAACCACTTCGGCATCGACACCGAGCCGACCTGGGCGGCCGACGCCAGCAAGATCTATTTCACCTCCGACCGCGGCGGCAAGCCGCAGATCTACCAGGTCTCGGCCAGCGGCGGCGGCGCCACCCGGGTCACCTTCCAGGGCAGCTACAACGCCAGCGCCAGCGTGTCGTTCGACGGCAAGAAGATCGCCACCGCGCAGGGCGCCGGCAACAACTACCGGATCGCGATGATGGACTCCAGCCTGGGTTCGCCGCGCTGGAGCACCTTGTCGCCCGGTTCGCTGGACGAGTCGCCGAGCTTTGCCCCGAATGCCTCCATGATCATTTATGCTGCGCGCGAAGGACGCCGTGGCGTGCTCTATGCCGTTTCCGCCGATGCCCGGGTGCGCCAGCGCCTGGTGCTGGCCGACGGCGACGTGCGCGAACCGGCCTGGGGGCCGTACAGGCTGCCGCGCTAA